In the genome of Cutibacterium equinum, one region contains:
- a CDS encoding permease, with protein MSELPPQVNAWLVIAVGIWLQALPFLLLGTIISATLTAVLTPRALARFLPRRTALAVPVAGLAGIALPACECASVPTTRSLVRAGVPTAAALTFMAASPAINPVVITATAIAYTVHPTMALARFVAGLLAAILIGLGWIWLGRPLRGVDDGSHGSATDADSCTTHDHTPQPRTVSAMGETFRSEFAHDFIQSCGFLVIGAAVAATIKVFVPTAWMQAMTSNVLLEAGVLSLLAVIVALCSEADAFMAVSLTSFSPTAQLAFLAIGPVVDVKLMAMEGGAFGAAFLRRFVPLAVGCCFVSALLVGTVMFPS; from the coding sequence ATGAGCGAGCTGCCACCCCAGGTCAATGCCTGGCTCGTCATCGCGGTCGGCATCTGGCTGCAAGCACTGCCCTTCCTCCTGCTGGGGACGATCATCTCGGCGACCCTGACGGCTGTCCTGACACCGCGCGCCCTGGCACGTTTCCTGCCTCGCCGTACCGCCCTGGCCGTGCCGGTGGCTGGTCTGGCCGGTATTGCTCTTCCCGCCTGCGAGTGCGCGTCTGTACCCACGACGAGATCCCTGGTGCGAGCAGGGGTCCCGACCGCCGCAGCGTTGACCTTCATGGCGGCATCCCCTGCGATCAACCCGGTCGTCATCACCGCCACCGCCATCGCCTACACCGTCCACCCCACGATGGCCCTGGCCCGATTCGTGGCTGGCCTCCTGGCGGCCATCCTCATCGGCCTGGGATGGATCTGGTTGGGGAGACCACTGCGCGGGGTCGATGACGGATCGCACGGATCGGCCACTGACGCGGACTCCTGCACGACCCATGACCACACCCCGCAACCTCGCACGGTCTCGGCGATGGGGGAAACCTTCCGCAGCGAGTTCGCCCATGATTTCATCCAGTCGTGCGGATTCCTCGTCATCGGTGCTGCCGTTGCCGCCACCATCAAGGTTTTCGTCCCCACTGCCTGGATGCAGGCCATGACGAGCAATGTCCTGCTCGAGGCTGGTGTGCTGAGCCTGTTGGCGGTCATCGTCGCGCTGTGTTCGGAGGCCGACGCCTTCATGGCTGTCTCCCTGACGAGCTTCTCCCCGACCGCTCAGCTCGCCTTCCTGGCCATCGGACCGGTCGTCGACGTCAAGCTCATGGCGATGGAGGGTGGGGCCTTCGGGGCGGCGTTCCTGAGACGATTCGTCCCCTTGGCCGTGGGCTGCTGCTTCGTCTCGGCTCTTCTCGTCGGTACGGTGATGTTCCCCTCCTGA
- a CDS encoding polysaccharide deacetylase family protein — protein MSLFPRRSIRALAIALVALLPLGACSHDDRTPEASPSDIHSNVKSTSVATATVSGASMTTTSLQEPSDISVKVPTVTKARNLSQAIEVVRERTLRAASWQSASKVTMTGHFTSSTTDLLGVELHADITKDKTTSQATTTLWYDATMKQTLSASALISWPGWPKFSQQVVKVATTDGLDAKKAAAALQQPQAPYGTGPALSFDSKGDMLVRFPAGAVDKVQRTVVIDSKTVAPMLSELGQKALGASLHPTPFTGTPSANVAWFTKLKTSPKPADSPNTKPLPGESGATSTGKPSHPSTAVGVDCIVNECVALTYDDGPADTTAKIAKSLSSAKATATFFQLGTNVDAHPDTTKLLAGSGFEVGSHSMSNQTLTELGPKGRTSEITDAATALSKLTGRPTMLFRPPYGTHNERVDDTMAQHGLAMVNWTADSNDWRDHDAATITKTVTQYATTYTQPIIVLRDTYASTADATSGLIEALRKEGMTLVTVSELTVNTGGLDAGKVYCRGTAVNQSGSGCATS, from the coding sequence GTGAGTCTCTTTCCGCGTCGCTCGATCCGAGCCCTGGCCATCGCCCTGGTGGCCCTGCTCCCTCTGGGAGCCTGCTCGCACGACGACCGAACACCTGAGGCCTCACCCTCGGACATCCATTCCAACGTGAAGTCCACCTCAGTTGCCACCGCCACCGTGTCGGGGGCGTCTATGACGACGACCTCCTTGCAGGAGCCCTCAGACATCTCCGTCAAGGTGCCCACCGTCACCAAGGCACGCAATCTCAGCCAGGCCATCGAGGTCGTCCGGGAGCGCACGTTGCGCGCCGCGTCCTGGCAGTCGGCGTCGAAGGTGACCATGACAGGCCATTTCACCTCGTCGACGACTGATCTGCTGGGCGTGGAACTCCACGCTGACATCACCAAGGACAAGACAACTTCCCAGGCGACGACGACCCTGTGGTACGACGCCACGATGAAGCAAACCTTGTCTGCCAGCGCCCTCATTTCCTGGCCCGGGTGGCCAAAGTTCAGCCAGCAGGTCGTCAAGGTTGCCACGACTGACGGACTCGACGCCAAGAAAGCGGCTGCCGCGCTCCAGCAGCCGCAGGCTCCTTACGGAACCGGGCCTGCCCTGTCCTTCGACAGCAAGGGAGACATGCTCGTCCGCTTCCCTGCCGGAGCTGTGGACAAGGTGCAACGCACCGTCGTGATCGATTCCAAGACGGTCGCACCCATGCTCAGCGAACTGGGCCAGAAGGCGCTGGGAGCGTCGTTGCACCCCACTCCTTTCACCGGCACACCGTCGGCGAATGTGGCCTGGTTCACCAAGCTCAAGACCAGCCCGAAACCAGCGGATTCCCCCAACACCAAACCGCTTCCGGGCGAGTCAGGTGCCACGTCGACCGGTAAGCCGTCTCATCCCTCGACTGCGGTTGGTGTTGACTGCATCGTCAACGAGTGCGTCGCACTGACCTATGACGACGGCCCCGCTGACACCACGGCCAAGATTGCGAAGAGCTTGTCGTCGGCCAAGGCGACGGCCACCTTCTTCCAGTTGGGAACCAACGTCGACGCCCACCCGGACACCACCAAACTCCTGGCCGGTTCGGGGTTTGAGGTCGGGAGCCACTCGATGAGCAATCAGACCCTGACCGAGCTTGGCCCCAAGGGACGGACCTCCGAGATCACTGACGCGGCCACTGCCCTCAGCAAACTCACCGGCCGTCCGACGATGCTCTTTCGACCTCCGTACGGCACGCACAACGAACGAGTTGACGACACCATGGCCCAACATGGTCTCGCCATGGTCAACTGGACGGCTGACTCCAACGACTGGAGGGATCACGACGCGGCCACGATCACCAAGACCGTCACCCAGTACGCGACGACGTACACCCAGCCCATCATCGTGCTGCGTGACACCTACGCCTCGACTGCTGATGCCACCAGCGGACTCATCGAGGCCCTGCGCAAGGAAGGCATGACGTTGGTCACCGTCTCCGAGTTGACGGTCAACACCGGCGGCTTGGATGCCGGCAAGGTCTACTGCCGTGGCACTGCCGTCAACCAGAGTGGTTCCGGCTGCGCAACCTCCTGA